Proteins encoded together in one Catellatospora citrea window:
- a CDS encoding non-ribosomal peptide synthetase, protein MTELSKRLAALPEPRRAQFLARLRQQAQVAAGRGPIPRRDTGPVPLSPQQQSLRFLDRQATDGSIPGEPLCLRLRGELDADALRSALAAVVARHEALRTAIVTRADELVQVVAAEVPVELPLIEAAGEDHGRRLAAARELVEQLVRTPFDLARTPTWRAALIRVASDDHLFLLDVPALLCDTRSQRVLARDLAEFYRSSVAGDAPRLSDPVVQYADYTLWQRDRLDSRELDEQVAYWRSTLAGVEVLEFPTDRPRGETPTSGCGHAGFTVAHEGLDQARKLAREEGVSPLDVLRAAFFVLLHRYSGIGDLVIGSPESSRRHESLSSTVGPLTDLRALRVGVSGDTTFRELVHQVARASGQAGEHSGLPFDKLVDAVDPARDPSRAPIFQIVFDVGEASTTAGMPGIVSSREAVASGACRFDMSWRLTEQAAPGDDAPLDIAFNTDLFDVDSIARFAGHYDGLLRALTAAPDAASSAAPMLSAADRQFLAEVAKGPVRAIRETTIVEQFEARVQESADSVAVVVAGVETSYGELNARANRLAALLRERGVAPGARVGLCLRRNLDLTTAILAVLKTGAAYVPLDTTSPSARVAEIAADAGLCVVIAHTAAGNAVAEVAVPVVTLDDVADELAAMAGHNPPLVAGPGDVAYVIYTSGSTGKPKGVLLEHRGVVAFTDNTRELFDLTPADRVLGFASATFDVSVFETFSALLTGARLYLATEDERLSIDRLQSLMERAAITVIDLPPTVMPLLAPERFAELRIAFVGGEAFSGELVNRWNPGRRLFNGYGPTECTVTMIVEECAGTWDSSPPIGLPMVNHVAHVLDRDLRQVPIGVPGELVIGGAGLARGYFNRDELTAEKFIADPFGTAVGGRLYRTGDLVKRLPDGRLVFLGRLDQQVKIRGLRIELGEVESALTRFDGIGPVSVRAWTDDAGDKHLVGYLTGVSQEQVAAVREHLRTLLPSYMIPSYFVVLDELPLNSSGKVDARRLPTPDLADAGAGPADQPRTATEKVLLHDVLAPLLRNSRLGVHDDFFLAGGNSLQAVALMSAINRRFRVEITLGDFFVSPTVAHLAATIDTVRATQRADDDPLDALQHLSSPAAVRTAVQQNGRAPVVMHAAGSAQVILLHPSGGELFCYVPVIRALRADVGVVGFAADPADTTVDPQDAMVSTAARIVATLIAGGLPESFCLAGWSYGGVLAFEVARQLEALIGRRPPLVLLDADYDEDPDPLDEPTTRQRFVHDVARLAGCDGPAARAVLDDPVAGRADVGQTLQRLGVELELSGQELNSRYETFRACALSLQAYRPQGPYGGPVTVLAAASSHTALEQTWQAVCTGPFRAESVPGDHYTLFTEPALSRVVAAIEDALAS, encoded by the coding sequence GTGACCGAGCTGAGCAAGCGCCTGGCCGCGCTACCCGAGCCGCGCCGCGCCCAATTCCTGGCCCGTCTGCGGCAACAGGCGCAGGTCGCGGCCGGACGCGGGCCCATCCCGCGCCGGGACACCGGTCCGGTGCCGCTGTCACCACAGCAGCAGAGCCTGCGGTTCCTCGACCGGCAGGCCACCGACGGCTCCATCCCCGGCGAGCCGCTGTGCCTGCGGCTGCGGGGCGAGCTCGACGCGGACGCGCTGCGCTCGGCGCTGGCCGCGGTCGTGGCCAGGCACGAGGCGCTGCGCACGGCGATCGTGACGCGTGCTGACGAGCTCGTGCAGGTCGTCGCCGCCGAGGTCCCGGTCGAGCTGCCGCTGATCGAGGCGGCGGGCGAGGACCACGGCCGGCGGCTGGCTGCCGCCCGCGAGCTGGTCGAGCAGCTGGTCCGGACGCCGTTCGACCTGGCCAGGACTCCGACCTGGCGCGCGGCGTTGATCAGGGTGGCCTCCGACGACCACCTGTTCCTGCTCGACGTGCCTGCTCTGCTGTGCGACACCCGGTCCCAGCGCGTGCTGGCCCGTGACCTCGCCGAGTTCTACCGGTCCTCGGTCGCCGGCGACGCCCCGCGGCTTTCCGATCCCGTCGTGCAGTACGCGGACTACACGCTCTGGCAGCGCGACCGGCTCGACAGTCGCGAGCTGGACGAGCAGGTCGCGTACTGGCGCAGCACGCTGGCGGGCGTCGAGGTGCTGGAGTTCCCGACCGACCGTCCGCGCGGCGAAACCCCGACCAGCGGCTGCGGCCACGCCGGTTTCACGGTCGCGCACGAAGGACTGGACCAGGCCCGCAAACTGGCCCGGGAGGAGGGCGTCAGCCCGCTCGACGTCCTGCGGGCCGCGTTCTTCGTCCTGCTGCACCGCTACTCGGGGATCGGCGACCTGGTCATCGGCTCGCCGGAGTCGAGCCGCCGGCACGAGTCGCTGTCCTCGACGGTCGGGCCGTTGACGGACCTGAGGGCGCTGCGCGTCGGCGTCAGCGGCGACACGACGTTCCGCGAGCTGGTCCACCAGGTGGCGCGCGCGTCGGGTCAGGCCGGCGAGCACAGCGGCCTGCCGTTCGACAAGCTGGTCGACGCGGTCGATCCGGCCCGCGACCCGTCCCGCGCACCGATCTTCCAGATCGTCTTCGACGTCGGTGAGGCGAGCACCACGGCCGGCATGCCCGGCATCGTCTCGTCACGAGAGGCGGTGGCGTCCGGGGCCTGCCGGTTCGACATGAGCTGGCGCCTGACGGAGCAGGCCGCTCCCGGCGACGACGCGCCGCTGGACATCGCGTTCAACACCGATCTGTTCGACGTCGACAGCATCGCCAGGTTCGCCGGTCACTATGACGGACTGCTGCGGGCCCTGACAGCCGCGCCGGATGCCGCGTCGTCGGCAGCGCCGATGCTCAGCGCGGCGGACCGGCAGTTTCTTGCCGAGGTCGCCAAGGGGCCGGTGCGTGCGATCCGCGAGACCACCATCGTGGAGCAGTTCGAGGCCCGCGTTCAGGAGTCCGCGGACAGCGTCGCGGTCGTCGTGGCCGGTGTCGAGACCAGCTACGGCGAGCTCAACGCCCGGGCGAACCGGCTCGCCGCGCTGCTGCGTGAGCGCGGCGTCGCACCGGGCGCGCGGGTCGGGCTGTGCCTGCGCCGGAACCTGGACCTGACGACCGCGATCCTCGCGGTCCTCAAGACCGGCGCCGCCTACGTGCCGCTGGACACGACGAGTCCGTCGGCCCGGGTCGCGGAGATCGCCGCCGATGCGGGTCTGTGCGTGGTGATCGCGCACACCGCGGCCGGCAACGCCGTGGCCGAGGTCGCCGTGCCCGTCGTGACGCTGGACGACGTCGCAGACGAACTGGCCGCGATGGCCGGGCACAATCCGCCGCTGGTGGCCGGGCCCGGCGACGTCGCGTACGTCATCTACACCTCCGGCAGCACCGGCAAGCCCAAGGGGGTGCTGCTCGAGCACCGCGGCGTGGTCGCTTTCACCGACAACACGCGGGAACTGTTCGACCTGACGCCCGCCGACCGGGTGCTCGGCTTCGCCTCGGCGACCTTCGACGTGTCGGTGTTCGAGACGTTCTCCGCGCTGCTGACCGGGGCGCGGCTGTACCTGGCGACCGAGGACGAGCGCCTGTCGATCGACCGGCTCCAGTCGCTGATGGAGCGGGCCGCGATCACGGTCATCGACCTGCCGCCGACCGTGATGCCGTTGCTGGCGCCGGAGAGGTTCGCCGAGCTGCGGATCGCGTTCGTCGGCGGTGAGGCGTTCAGCGGTGAGCTGGTCAACCGGTGGAACCCGGGCCGGCGGCTGTTCAACGGCTACGGGCCGACCGAGTGCACGGTGACGATGATCGTGGAGGAGTGCGCGGGCACCTGGGACAGCTCGCCGCCGATCGGCCTGCCCATGGTCAACCATGTGGCGCACGTGCTGGACCGCGACCTGCGCCAGGTGCCGATCGGGGTGCCGGGCGAGCTGGTGATCGGCGGGGCCGGTCTGGCGCGCGGCTACTTCAACCGCGACGAGCTGACCGCGGAGAAGTTCATCGCCGACCCGTTCGGCACCGCGGTCGGCGGGCGCCTGTACCGGACCGGGGATCTGGTCAAGCGGCTGCCGGACGGACGGCTGGTCTTCCTCGGCCGACTCGACCAGCAGGTCAAGATCCGCGGCCTGCGGATCGAGCTGGGCGAGGTGGAGTCGGCGTTGACCCGATTCGACGGCATCGGGCCGGTCAGCGTGCGGGCCTGGACCGACGACGCCGGTGACAAGCACCTGGTCGGCTATCTGACCGGCGTCTCGCAGGAGCAGGTGGCCGCGGTGCGCGAGCATCTGCGCACGCTGCTGCCCTCGTACATGATCCCGTCGTATTTCGTGGTCCTGGACGAGTTGCCGCTCAACAGCAGCGGCAAGGTCGACGCGCGCCGGCTGCCGACACCCGACCTGGCCGATGCCGGTGCCGGGCCGGCCGACCAGCCGCGTACCGCGACCGAGAAGGTGCTCCTGCACGACGTGCTCGCCCCGTTGCTGCGCAACAGCCGGCTCGGCGTGCACGACGACTTCTTCCTGGCCGGGGGCAACAGCCTGCAGGCCGTTGCGCTGATGTCGGCGATCAACCGCAGATTCCGGGTGGAGATCACCCTCGGCGACTTCTTCGTCTCCCCCACCGTCGCGCACCTGGCCGCGACCATCGACACCGTCCGCGCCACCCAGCGGGCCGACGACGATCCGCTCGACGCGCTGCAGCACCTGTCGAGTCCGGCGGCGGTCCGCACTGCCGTGCAGCAGAACGGCCGGGCGCCGGTGGTGATGCACGCGGCCGGCTCGGCGCAGGTGATCCTGCTGCATCCGTCGGGCGGTGAACTGTTCTGCTACGTGCCGGTGATCAGGGCGCTGCGCGCCGACGTCGGCGTGGTCGGTTTCGCCGCCGACCCGGCCGACACCACCGTGGATCCGCAGGATGCGATGGTGAGCACCGCCGCCCGGATCGTGGCGACGCTGATCGCCGGCGGCCTGCCGGAATCGTTCTGCCTGGCCGGCTGGTCCTACGGCGGCGTGCTCGCCTTCGAGGTCGCCAGGCAGCTCGAAGCGCTGATTGGGCGACGGCCGCCGCTGGTGCTGCTGGACGCCGACTACGACGAGGACCCCGACCCGCTCGACGAACCGACGACGCGGCAGCGTTTCGTGCACGACGTCGCGAGGCTGGCCGGGTGTGACGGCCCGGCCGCACGCGCGGTCCTGGACGACCCGGTCGCCGGCCGGGCCGACGTCGGGCAGACGCTGCAAAGACTCGGCGTCGAACTGGAGCTCAGCGGGCAGGAGCTGAACTCCCGCTACGAGACCTTCCGGGCCTGTGCCCTGTCGCTGCAGGCCTACCGCCCCCAGGGCCCCTACGGCGGGCCGGTCACGGTGCTGGCCGCCGCCTCGTCGCACACCGCCCTGGAGCAGACGTGGCAGGCCGTGTGCACCGGCCCGTTCCGCGCCGAAAGCGTGCCCGGCGACCACTACACCCTGTTCACCGAACCGGCGCTGAGCCGGGTCGTCGCGGCGATCGAAGACGCGCTCGCCTCTTGA
- a CDS encoding M20/M25/M40 family metallo-hydrolase, with the protein MNWRFTSSGSVTETYAVGLLRNMLEIPSASYHEGDLADYLVDAMTDLGFQAHIDEVGNVIGVIERGDGPTVMLLGHMDTVSGVLPVRPIDGRLYGRGAVDAKGPLAAMICAAAGAVDFRGRLVVIGVVEEETPRSRGAMAIRANHERPDALIIGEPSGWSSVVLGYKGKLDLRYTVRCPATHPSNPEPKASELAVACWTALVDLLGPDAGHGVFDQPGATLCQLNADLTTATVELSVRIPPGFDVEALVRALRERLPSGRLEVLNSVAACRVGRADPVVRAVASGIRRLHAQPRLVVKTATSDMNTLAEVWDIPMATYGPGDSSLDHSDDEHIMLSDYKRGIDVLTIAISELAHLPVHSGHPKGAGR; encoded by the coding sequence ATGAACTGGCGGTTCACCTCCTCCGGCAGCGTCACCGAGACGTACGCCGTCGGGCTGCTGCGCAACATGCTGGAGATCCCCTCCGCCTCCTACCACGAAGGCGACCTGGCCGACTATCTGGTCGACGCGATGACGGACCTGGGTTTCCAGGCGCACATCGACGAGGTCGGCAACGTCATCGGTGTGATCGAACGCGGTGACGGCCCGACGGTGATGCTGCTGGGCCACATGGACACCGTCTCGGGTGTGCTCCCGGTCCGCCCCATCGACGGCCGGCTCTACGGCCGCGGCGCGGTGGACGCGAAGGGACCGCTCGCGGCGATGATCTGCGCCGCGGCCGGTGCGGTCGACTTCCGCGGCAGGCTCGTGGTGATCGGTGTCGTCGAGGAGGAGACTCCCCGCTCCCGGGGCGCGATGGCGATCCGGGCCAACCATGAGCGCCCGGATGCGCTGATCATCGGCGAACCGAGCGGATGGTCGAGCGTCGTGCTCGGCTACAAGGGCAAGCTCGACCTGCGCTACACCGTCAGATGCCCGGCCACGCATCCGAGCAACCCGGAACCGAAGGCGTCCGAACTGGCCGTCGCCTGCTGGACCGCGCTGGTCGACCTGCTCGGACCGGACGCCGGCCATGGCGTGTTCGACCAGCCGGGTGCCACTCTCTGCCAGCTCAACGCCGATCTGACCACGGCCACGGTGGAGCTGAGCGTGCGCATCCCACCGGGATTCGACGTCGAGGCCCTGGTACGTGCGCTGCGCGAGCGGCTGCCGTCCGGCCGTCTCGAGGTGCTGAACTCGGTGGCGGCCTGCCGGGTCGGCCGCGCCGACCCGGTGGTGCGCGCGGTGGCGTCGGGCATCCGGCGGCTGCACGCGCAGCCTCGCCTGGTGGTGAAGACGGCCACCTCGGACATGAACACCCTCGCCGAGGTCTGGGACATCCCGATGGCCACCTACGGGCCCGGTGACAGCAGCCTCGATCACTCCGACGACGAGCACATCATGCTGTCGGACTACAAGCGCGGCATCGACGTGCTGACGATCGCCATCTCAGAGCTGGCACACCTGCCCGTCCACTCGGGCCACCCGAAGGGAGCCGGCAGGTGA
- a CDS encoding RimK family alpha-L-glutamate ligase has protein sequence MSATPQRPGEGRIAVLASRVGADEKRLFDAFDRRGVAFEHVDTRRQWFPAGQRDLPWDLALNREIGQVRAAYAARCLAAARVEVLNSAEATEVCGDKWLTTLALEAAGIPTPRTALGLTPQATLDALDSIGYPAVIKPLVGSWGRLVAHLPDRTAAQGVLEYVAALPSPQSHVGYVQELIDKPDRDIRVIVVGGQVLGAVYRTGEAVRTNVALGGQTRPCEVTPEINKYAVDAAAAVGADIAGVDLIEDRDGRLLVLEVNHRVEFTGFQAALAAKVDVADHIVDFLTERARR, from the coding sequence GTGTCAGCGACACCACAGCGGCCAGGCGAGGGCAGGATTGCGGTGCTCGCCAGCAGGGTCGGCGCAGATGAGAAGCGACTGTTCGACGCCTTCGACCGACGTGGTGTCGCCTTCGAACACGTCGACACCCGCCGGCAGTGGTTCCCGGCCGGGCAGCGTGACCTGCCCTGGGATCTCGCCCTGAACCGGGAGATCGGCCAGGTCCGGGCGGCGTACGCGGCCCGCTGCCTGGCCGCGGCGAGGGTCGAGGTGCTCAACAGCGCCGAGGCCACCGAGGTGTGCGGCGACAAGTGGCTCACCACGCTGGCCCTGGAAGCGGCCGGGATCCCGACCCCGCGCACCGCGCTGGGCCTCACGCCGCAGGCCACGCTGGACGCGCTGGACTCCATCGGCTACCCGGCGGTGATCAAGCCGCTGGTCGGTTCCTGGGGTCGGCTGGTGGCGCACCTGCCCGATCGCACCGCCGCGCAGGGCGTCCTGGAGTACGTCGCGGCGTTGCCCAGCCCGCAGTCGCACGTCGGGTACGTGCAGGAGCTGATCGACAAACCCGACCGCGACATCCGGGTCATCGTCGTCGGTGGGCAGGTGCTGGGCGCCGTCTACCGGACCGGTGAGGCCGTGCGCACCAATGTGGCGCTCGGCGGGCAGACCCGCCCGTGCGAGGTGACCCCGGAGATCAACAAGTATGCGGTCGACGCGGCCGCCGCCGTCGGCGCGGACATCGCCGGTGTCGACCTGATCGAGGACCGCGACGGCCGGCTGCTGGTGCTGGAGGTCAACCACCGGGTCGAGTTCACCGGGTTCCAAGCCGCGCTCGCCGCGAAAGTGGACGTCGCGGACCACATCGTCGACTTTCTCACGGAACGGGCACGGCGATGA
- a CDS encoding sulfotransferase family protein, with translation MGNSLEQIPVLALWSAPRSRSTAFARMMAERGDRTVVHEPFSLVVDFGEVKVGDRVARSESDVLAALRATAADKPVFFKDTTDFHYPALLADEGFLAAATHTFIIRHPAEAIASHHKLNPNLGRDEIGFAWLYEIFAAVQAATGTTPVVIDSDDLLDRPAETVRAYCSAVGIPFLSDALSWEPGMRPEWQTTSRWHASTSQTAGFRRNSGDGAEAVAADPVLRAYCDYHLPYYEKLRAAAIRP, from the coding sequence GTGGGAAACTCGCTGGAGCAGATACCGGTCCTCGCGCTCTGGAGCGCGCCCCGTTCGCGGTCCACCGCGTTCGCGCGGATGATGGCCGAACGAGGCGACCGCACCGTCGTGCACGAGCCGTTCTCCCTGGTCGTCGACTTCGGCGAGGTGAAGGTCGGCGACCGGGTCGCGCGCAGCGAGTCCGACGTGCTCGCGGCACTGCGCGCCACCGCGGCGGACAAGCCGGTGTTCTTCAAGGACACCACGGACTTCCACTACCCGGCGCTGCTGGCCGACGAGGGTTTCCTCGCGGCCGCGACACACACGTTCATCATTCGCCACCCGGCCGAGGCCATCGCCTCGCACCACAAGCTCAACCCGAACCTGGGCCGCGACGAGATCGGCTTCGCCTGGCTGTACGAGATATTCGCGGCCGTGCAGGCCGCGACCGGTACCACGCCAGTCGTGATCGACTCCGACGACCTGCTGGACCGGCCGGCCGAGACCGTGCGGGCGTACTGCTCCGCGGTCGGCATCCCGTTCCTGTCGGACGCGCTGAGCTGGGAGCCGGGCATGCGGCCGGAATGGCAGACGACCAGCAGGTGGCACGCGTCCACCAGCCAGACCGCCGGCTTCCGGCGCAACAGCGGCGACGGAGCCGAAGCGGTGGCGGCAGACCCGGTGCTGCGGGCCTACTGCGACTACCACCTGCCCTACTACGAGAAGCTGCGCGCCGCCGCGATCCGGCCGTGA
- a CDS encoding BtrH N-terminal domain-containing protein, with protein sequence MTAGVTARTYMIVGPEPEWWYRDLVSCLQATFGTVLARAGVDPLSVLGAGWRFLHLPGDVRSEEFYYPCPADESGQLDLGSALAPHHQLRSRWWQPADENDVWREVRETLADDRLVIAAVDNFHLPFRPAYGDVHAAHLVVVYGLDETRGVVYVSDAMPPAFRGAVPIEEFLRSWGSANPSDVQDAFFSDSQIGRRCLDVRLDAPPAPLTPELLGSYLRTDVETFTTASATRTGLAGFDAFATELVDRCRAGDADALRELYPFGWGMQAQASLHGELLRRCGRQWNDPALAGAGRAVEAVAHAWTGLRFTGAHGLDDPRAAAADIAHHATVLRGKYARAVDAVGTTAARL encoded by the coding sequence ATGACCGCCGGCGTCACCGCACGGACCTACATGATCGTGGGCCCGGAGCCCGAGTGGTGGTATCGCGACCTCGTCAGCTGCCTGCAGGCCACGTTCGGCACGGTGCTGGCCCGGGCGGGCGTCGATCCGCTGTCCGTGCTCGGGGCCGGCTGGCGGTTCCTGCACCTGCCCGGCGACGTCAGGTCCGAAGAGTTCTACTACCCGTGCCCTGCCGACGAGTCCGGCCAGCTCGACCTCGGCTCCGCCCTGGCGCCGCACCACCAGCTGCGCTCGCGCTGGTGGCAGCCCGCCGACGAGAACGACGTCTGGCGCGAGGTCCGCGAGACACTGGCCGACGACCGGCTGGTCATCGCCGCCGTCGACAACTTCCACCTGCCGTTCCGGCCCGCGTACGGCGACGTGCATGCCGCACATCTCGTCGTGGTCTACGGACTGGACGAGACCCGCGGGGTGGTCTACGTCTCCGACGCGATGCCACCGGCGTTCCGCGGAGCCGTCCCGATCGAGGAGTTCCTGCGCAGCTGGGGCTCGGCGAACCCCAGCGACGTCCAGGACGCGTTCTTCAGCGACTCGCAGATCGGCAGACGCTGCCTCGACGTCCGCCTGGACGCCCCGCCCGCACCGCTGACCCCCGAACTGCTCGGCAGCTATCTGCGCACCGACGTCGAGACCTTCACCACGGCGAGCGCCACCCGCACCGGACTGGCCGGATTCGACGCGTTCGCCACGGAACTCGTGGACCGCTGCCGGGCCGGCGACGCCGACGCGCTGCGCGAGCTGTACCCGTTCGGCTGGGGCATGCAGGCGCAGGCCTCACTGCACGGTGAGCTGCTGCGCAGGTGCGGCCGGCAGTGGAACGATCCGGCACTGGCCGGAGCCGGGCGGGCGGTGGAGGCCGTCGCGCACGCGTGGACCGGACTGCGGTTCACCGGCGCCCACGGCCTCGACGACCCCCGCGCCGCGGCAGCCGACATCGCGCACCACGCCACGGTGCTGCGCGGCAAGTACGCGCGCGCTGTCGACGCCGTCGGCACGACAGCAGCGCGCCTGTGA
- a CDS encoding DegT/DnrJ/EryC1/StrS family aminotransferase, with protein sequence MSKLAAFGGTAVVPREMRRVEWPRVEDDDRKAVMDALDGALVSDTDGVNPVAVLENSWADHFGFGHCVAVSNGTAALSLALAALGVGPGDEVIVPALSFIATGLAPVHQMAVPVFADIDPVTFNIDPDDIERRITDKTAAIIPVHLHGAPADMDRITAIAARHGIPVIEDAAQAPGATHRGRPVGGIGTAGAFSLQVSKNIPTCGEGGLLVTGDAELAAAMRRGRQFGEVIESGRDRDYISYGLGWNHKMNGLQAAFTTAQLARFDEYERARQHNVTTFLARLAKLPGLQVPTALPDTTHVWHILRFRFDPAAFGLDGVRPEALRSTLRRLLRAEGVPMSQYQLMPLPDQKVFVDRLGFGSGYPWSVTGAPATVAGEGYPVTRAVIADSLTIQKRHLNPGAGELLDLYADAFEKVWANSDMVATLAKAASS encoded by the coding sequence ATGAGCAAGCTGGCAGCATTCGGCGGTACGGCGGTCGTGCCGAGGGAGATGCGCCGTGTGGAGTGGCCCCGCGTCGAGGACGACGACCGCAAGGCCGTCATGGACGCGCTCGACGGCGCGCTGGTGTCCGACACGGACGGGGTGAACCCCGTGGCCGTGCTGGAGAACAGCTGGGCCGACCACTTCGGCTTCGGACACTGCGTCGCGGTGTCCAACGGCACCGCGGCCCTGTCCCTGGCGTTGGCGGCCCTCGGCGTCGGACCGGGCGACGAGGTGATCGTGCCCGCGCTCAGCTTCATCGCCACCGGGCTCGCCCCGGTGCACCAGATGGCCGTACCCGTGTTCGCCGACATCGACCCGGTCACCTTCAACATCGACCCCGATGACATCGAGCGCCGCATCACCGACAAGACCGCGGCGATCATCCCCGTGCACCTGCACGGGGCCCCCGCCGACATGGACCGGATCACCGCGATCGCGGCCCGGCACGGCATCCCGGTCATCGAGGACGCGGCACAGGCCCCCGGGGCGACCCACCGCGGCCGGCCGGTCGGCGGCATCGGCACCGCGGGCGCTTTCAGCCTCCAGGTCAGCAAGAACATCCCCACCTGCGGCGAAGGCGGCCTGCTGGTGACCGGCGACGCCGAGCTCGCTGCGGCCATGCGCCGCGGCAGGCAGTTCGGCGAGGTCATCGAGAGCGGCCGTGACCGCGACTACATCTCCTACGGCCTGGGCTGGAACCACAAGATGAACGGCCTGCAGGCCGCATTCACCACCGCGCAGCTCGCCCGCTTCGACGAGTACGAGCGCGCACGCCAGCACAACGTCACCACGTTCCTCGCCCGGCTGGCGAAACTGCCCGGCCTGCAGGTGCCGACCGCGCTGCCGGACACCACCCACGTCTGGCACATCCTGCGGTTCCGGTTCGATCCCGCCGCGTTCGGCCTGGACGGCGTGCGCCCCGAAGCCCTGCGCTCGACGCTGCGACGGCTGCTGCGCGCCGAAGGCGTGCCGATGTCGCAGTACCAGCTCATGCCGCTGCCCGACCAGAAGGTGTTCGTCGACCGTCTCGGCTTCGGCTCGGGCTACCCCTGGTCGGTGACCGGTGCGCCCGCAACGGTCGCCGGCGAGGGCTACCCGGTGACCCGGGCGGTCATCGCCGACTCCCTGACCATCCAGAAGCGCCACCTGAACCCGGGGGCGGGCGAGCTGCTCGACCTGTACGCCGACGCCTTCGAAAAGGTCTGGGCCAACAGCGACATGGTCGCGACGCTGGCGAAGGCGGCGTCGTCATGA
- a CDS encoding transketolase, protein MTITQVLECDTLTDVAARIRSHVVDMCAGPEGGHLGGALSCVDVLTALYFSVLDVDTHWPDDPDRDRFLLSKGHAAVALYATLAERGFFPVEELSGFGRAGSRLMGHPVRAVPGVELPTGSLGHGLALGCGFALANRYAGRTSRTFVLLGDGELQEGSVWEAAIAAASQRLDRLVAVVDRNGLQLTGPTDAIAPMEPLAERWRSFGWAVREVDGHDPELLADLLDAGPWEPGKPSVLIARTVKGQGLPFLAGRASSHYVTLSPRNHARAISALRVAEALA, encoded by the coding sequence ATGACCATCACCCAGGTCCTGGAGTGCGACACCCTGACCGACGTCGCCGCCCGCATCCGCTCGCACGTCGTCGACATGTGCGCGGGGCCCGAAGGCGGCCACCTGGGCGGTGCGCTGTCCTGCGTCGACGTGCTCACCGCACTGTACTTCTCGGTGCTCGACGTGGACACGCACTGGCCCGACGACCCCGACCGCGACCGCTTCCTGCTCAGCAAGGGCCATGCCGCCGTCGCCCTCTACGCGACCCTGGCCGAGCGGGGCTTCTTCCCCGTCGAGGAACTCTCCGGATTCGGGCGGGCCGGCAGCAGGCTGATGGGCCACCCGGTGCGCGCGGTGCCCGGGGTGGAGCTGCCGACCGGGTCGCTCGGCCACGGTCTGGCGCTGGGCTGCGGGTTCGCGCTGGCCAACCGCTACGCCGGCCGCACCTCCCGCACCTTCGTGCTGCTGGGCGACGGCGAGCTGCAGGAAGGCTCCGTATGGGAGGCGGCCATCGCGGCCGCGTCGCAGCGCCTGGACCGGCTGGTCGCCGTCGTGGACCGCAACGGACTGCAGCTGACCGGCCCCACCGACGCCATCGCGCCGATGGAGCCGCTGGCCGAGCGCTGGCGCAGCTTCGGCTGGGCGGTGCGCGAGGTGGACGGGCACGACCCGGAGCTGCTGGCCGACCTGCTCGACGCCGGTCCGTGGGAGCCGGGCAAGCCCAGCGTGCTGATCGCCCGTACGGTCAAGGGCCAAGGGCTGCCCTTCCTGGCCGGCCGCGCCTCCAGCCACTATGTGACGCTGTCGCCGCGCAACCACGCGCGGGCGATCAGCGCGTTGCGGGTCGCGGAGGCCCTCGCATGA